One Deltaproteobacteria bacterium genomic window, TTGGGAAAATAGCCCGACGTGATTCTCGCCGAGCTTCATGAAAATGCGCGTCATACCCGGCGCGTTTTGGGTTTTCAACGTGCGCGCGCCCAACACTTCGGTATAAAATTTCTCCGCCCGGTCGGGCTCCATCACCGCGACCACGAAATGATCGAGATGATGGACATCGCCATGGGCTTTTGCATTACCGCTCATATACACGTCTCCTTCTCCAAACTTATTTTGGTTGTAATGACTGCTTCGCTTCCGCCTCGGGAAAAACCACGATGCGCTCTTTCGGCAAATGGACCGTCACCGCACCCGCCGCCTTGGCGTCGTCAGGCAAACTCTTGACATTGACGATGGTCGCGCCGATCTTTACTTCGCTCATGCAATGATCGCCGAGAAAAAATGAAGTGACGACATTTCCCGCCAGACAGTTTTGCTGATCAACTGACGCCGCGATTAATTTGACATCTTCCGGACGAATGCCGACCACCACGCCACCTTCATACTGCCGCGGCGCGGCGATGACAAGCGCGCCGATCTCGGTATCGACCCGGCCGTCGGCCAGCACTTTACCGTGTAACCAATTGATCGAACCGAAAAACTCGGCGATCTGCGAATTCGCCGGCGCGCGGTAAAGCTCGTAAGGATTGCCGATCTGGAGAATCTCGCCGTGGGCCATCACCGCGATGCGGTCGGCGAGCACCATCGCTTCCACTTGATCGTGGGTCACGTAGAGCGCCGTGATGCCCAGTCGCGTGGCGAGTTTCTTGATGTTAGTGCGCACCTCTTCGCGCAAGCGCGCGTCCAAATTGCTCAGCGGCTCGTCCATTAATAGTAATGCCGGATTGACCGCCAAGGCGCGCGCCAACGCCACTCGCTGCTGCTGTCCGCCGCTCAACAAGCGCGCCGGCCGGTTTTCGAAATCGTCCAACTGCACCAAACCGAGCGCGTAGCGAATCCGCTCCTGCGCCTCGCTCTTGGAGAGACGTAAGCGCCCATGAGTTAAGACCAAGCCAATATTTTCCGCGACGGTGAGATGGGGCCAAATCGCATAAGACTGAAACACCATGCCGATGCCGCGCGCTTCGGGCGGCTCGGCGATGCGCCGGCTCGTCGAGAAAACGATTTTGCCGTCCAGCGAGATTTCGCCGCCGTCGGGTTTTTCCAAGCCGGCGACGCTGCGCAAAAGCGTCGTCTTCCCCGAACCGCTGGGACCGAGCAAGACGAAAAATTCACCGCGCGCCACTTCGAGGCCGATGCCTTGCAGCGCGGCTACGGCGTGATCGCCGGATTGAAAATTTTTGCGCAGGCCGGTGATTGAGATCACGAAGCCTCCGTGAAGCGGCTGCGCCGGCCGAAGTAAAGATAGAGAATCACCGCCGGCAACATGAAGACGAGCACGACTAAATTCGCCGCCGCCGCTTGATTGAGACTACCGCCCAGCCACAAACCCCAAACGATCATCGGCAACGTTACGTTGCCTTGGCTAGTGACAAGAACCGAAGCCATGGTCAGCTCGCGAAAGCACAGAAGCGCCATCCACAGCCAAGCGTAGACCAACGCCGGCCGGAGCAGCGGTAAGAGAATTTTGCGCATCACTTGCCAGAGCGGCAGACCCCCGACAAACGCCGCCTCTTCCAACTCGGGATGAATTTGCGCCAGCGAATTGTTGATGATGCGGGTGGCGAAGCTGATCCGGCTGATGGTGTAAACGATGATCAAGATCGCCAAGCTGCCGTAGAGCGAGACCACGTCGCGCAACAAAAACAGCGACGCGAACACCGCGGCGATGGCGAGAATCAAATGCGGCACGGCGTGGGGCAAAAACGCCACGGCGTCGAAGCTGACGCGCCACTTGAGTCCCGAACGCAGCACCGTCCAAGAGATCGCCAAGCATATGAAAAGCGTTATCGTCGGCACGGTCACCATCAGCACCATGGTATTCCAAGCGCCGTGGAAAAGCAGATTCCACGGCAGACCGTAAAAATTTTTCAGCGACACCTGTTCCAGCGCCGCCCAAGAAGGCGGCTGGAAATAGCGCAAGAGCGACGCCCAGATGAGCAACAAGAACGGCAACAGCTTGGCGACGGTAAAATAAGCGCCGAGAAACAGCCAAGCGAACAGCCAGCCGCGCCGGCCCAATTCCACCAGCCGCGGCCGATAACCCTTGCCGGTCACCACGGCGTAGCGATGGGAAAACTTTAGCGTGCGAAAATAGCCCCAGCTCAAGAGCAGCGCCAGGACCACGAGCAGACTGCTCACCGCGCCGGCCATGCCGTAGCTAGGCAACTCTTCCTGGGGCTGAATTTTGTAGAAAATGAAAGTAGAAAAAGTAAAAATTTTGTTCGACATGCCGATGATCGCCGGCACTTCGAAGGACGACAGACCGATGGTGAAAATATAAATCGCCGCGGCGATGATGCCGGGAAAAGTCAGCGGCAAGGTGACATAGCGCAGCGTGCGCAGGATGCCCAAGCCGTGCACCCGCGCCGCTTCTTCGAGCGCCGGGTCCATGCTGCGATAGGTGGCGACGATCATGATGAAGGCGATGGAAGACAACCCTAAACCTTCGACCCAACCCATGCCGACCAACGAAGCGATGTTGAACGGCGCCTGGTCCAAATTAAAAAGTTCGATGAAAAATTTATTGACGATGCCGATGCGCGGATGGAGCAGGAACACCCAGCCCATGGAGGTAAAAAACGTCGGCACCAGAGCGCCGATGGTGGCAAGAGCGAAGATTAAATTTTTGCCGGGCAAGTCCGTGCGCTCGACCAACCACGCCATCGGCACGGCGAAAAACAACGCGATCAAAACCGTCGTCGAAGCGAAGCCGAGTGTGTTGAGCAGCGTGCGATAGGTAGAGCCGTCGGTGAACAGCGCGCGATAATGCTTCAGCGTGTAAACCACCGGATCGCCCGGATTGCCCTGCCAAAACCCCATCCAGAAGATGATCAGCAGAAACGCCAGCACCGGCAGCAGACTGGCTACCGATATGGCGACGAATAACCAGCGGCCTTTCAAGATCGGACTCCAATTGGAGTGGTGGGTCTTAAAGGCATCACTCCATTACTCCACCTCTCCAGCACTCCAATCCGCTAATTCCCCGCTAAAATCTTCTGGAACTTCTGCCGGATGCGCGAATGCTCCTCGGCGTTCTTCACCACATCCGCCACCGAATAGGCGGTGAACTTGACGCCGCGCTTTTCCTGGGCGGCCACGAACTGATTCATTTGCGTGCCTTTGACCAGATGGGAACTGCTGCGCTCGGTGTTGTAGAGAATGTCTTGGCCCTCTTTGCTCAGTAACAATGCCGCCAACAAAGTCGCCGCGTTAGGATTGCGCGCGTTGGTCGGCACGGTCACGTACCAGTAGGACAAAATCCCAGCGTCGCGAAAAACTTGGCCGTCCACCGGCCCGCCCT contains:
- a CDS encoding ABC transporter ATP-binding protein, whose product is MISITGLRKNFQSGDHAVAALQGIGLEVARGEFFVLLGPSGSGKTTLLRSVAGLEKPDGGEISLDGKIVFSTSRRIAEPPEARGIGMVFQSYAIWPHLTVAENIGLVLTHGRLRLSKSEAQERIRYALGLVQLDDFENRPARLLSGGQQQRVALARALAVNPALLLMDEPLSNLDARLREEVRTNIKKLATRLGITALYVTHDQVEAMVLADRIAVMAHGEILQIGNPYELYRAPANSQIAEFFGSINWLHGKVLADGRVDTEIGALVIAAPRQYEGGVVVGIRPEDVKLIAASVDQQNCLAGNVVTSFFLGDHCMSEVKIGATIVNVKSLPDDAKAAGAVTVHLPKERIVVFPEAEAKQSLQPK
- a CDS encoding iron ABC transporter permease, translated to MKGRWLFVAISVASLLPVLAFLLIIFWMGFWQGNPGDPVVYTLKHYRALFTDGSTYRTLLNTLGFASTTVLIALFFAVPMAWLVERTDLPGKNLIFALATIGALVPTFFTSMGWVFLLHPRIGIVNKFFIELFNLDQAPFNIASLVGMGWVEGLGLSSIAFIMIVATYRSMDPALEEAARVHGLGILRTLRYVTLPLTFPGIIAAAIYIFTIGLSSFEVPAIIGMSNKIFTFSTFIFYKIQPQEELPSYGMAGAVSSLLVVLALLLSWGYFRTLKFSHRYAVVTGKGYRPRLVELGRRGWLFAWLFLGAYFTVAKLLPFLLLIWASLLRYFQPPSWAALEQVSLKNFYGLPWNLLFHGAWNTMVLMVTVPTITLFICLAISWTVLRSGLKWRVSFDAVAFLPHAVPHLILAIAAVFASLFLLRDVVSLYGSLAILIIVYTISRISFATRIINNSLAQIHPELEEAAFVGGLPLWQVMRKILLPLLRPALVYAWLWMALLCFRELTMASVLVTSQGNVTLPMIVWGLWLGGSLNQAAAANLVVLVFMLPAVILYLYFGRRSRFTEAS